A region from the Spirochaetota bacterium genome encodes:
- a CDS encoding glycosyltransferase family 39 protein: MSQDRIRIIIAIAVIAAMHAVYTGYQVSHRHFFLGPDSFEYIHAAENLPSGVLYSGDRAQPIDTDLYTKRPILYPLILAGVFRIHHSEVAVILLQMLIAIGTAFLAIRFMRELDIIPSRRGVLILFACLAATPSHFMYANFIMTETVLQAIVLGMTLMVFLFLSRGHMRYLIGYQCLLVAAMLTKPVFYLFVIPSLLYWAWLSLRIRTARPLTAAIIPVLAVILVTGWNYSRTGYAQYSSIQTLGLFYYNTYYFLIKTKGDAYAKTAIADIETAAAREKSYADRTKLIHRTCGALLRSEAVGYALFHARGMMTFFLDPGRFDFHNFFGMSSDNTGLLYHFSRGGFRAAALYLSRQPPALIVSIIVVMLGNVLKIAGAGVFLFSPRVRLEFRIFAVGIIFYVAFATGPLGATRFAVPILPILFICLAALLSRVTRPGKMA, encoded by the coding sequence ATGTCGCAGGATAGAATCCGTATCATCATAGCCATTGCCGTGATAGCCGCCATGCATGCGGTGTATACCGGATATCAGGTGTCCCACCGCCATTTCTTCCTCGGCCCCGACTCGTTCGAATATATCCATGCAGCCGAGAATCTTCCATCGGGGGTGCTGTACAGCGGCGACCGCGCGCAGCCCATCGATACCGATCTGTATACGAAGCGTCCGATACTCTATCCGCTCATCCTCGCCGGCGTGTTCCGTATCCATCATTCCGAGGTCGCCGTGATACTTCTGCAGATGCTCATCGCCATCGGCACGGCATTCCTCGCGATACGGTTCATGCGAGAGCTCGATATTATCCCGAGCCGCAGGGGCGTGCTCATCCTGTTCGCGTGCCTCGCGGCGACGCCGTCGCATTTCATGTACGCGAATTTCATCATGACCGAGACGGTGCTGCAGGCGATCGTGCTCGGCATGACACTCATGGTGTTCCTTTTTCTTTCCCGCGGACATATGCGGTATCTCATCGGCTATCAATGCCTGCTCGTGGCTGCCATGCTCACCAAGCCGGTATTCTATCTTTTTGTCATCCCCAGCCTGCTCTACTGGGCGTGGCTTTCGCTCAGGATACGCACCGCTCGGCCGCTTACGGCCGCGATCATCCCTGTCCTTGCGGTCATTCTCGTTACCGGATGGAACTATTCGAGGACCGGGTATGCGCAGTATTCGAGCATACAAACGCTCGGTCTTTTCTATTACAACACCTATTACTTCCTGATAAAAACAAAAGGCGATGCGTACGCGAAAACGGCCATCGCGGATATAGAGACGGCCGCAGCGCGGGAAAAGAGCTATGCCGACAGGACGAAGCTCATTCATCGTACATGCGGTGCCCTCTTGCGTTCTGAGGCCGTCGGTTATGCCTTGTTCCATGCCCGCGGGATGATGACGTTCTTTCTTGACCCGGGACGCTTTGATTTCCATAATTTTTTCGGGATGAGCTCGGACAATACGGGGCTCCTCTATCATTTTTCGCGCGGCGGTTTCCGCGCAGCGGCGCTCTATCTGTCCCGGCAGCCGCCGGCGCTCATCGTGTCCATCATCGTGGTAATGCTCGGGAATGTGCTGAAGATCGCGGGGGCGGGCGTATTCCTCTTTTCCCCCCGGGTACGCCTTGAATTCAGGATATTCGCCGTCGGCATTATCTTCTATGTGGCATTCGCGACCGGCCCCCTCGGGGCTACGCGATTCGCCGTTCCGATACTCCCGATATTGTTCATCTGCCTGGCTGCCCTCCTTTCGCGAGTGACGCGCCCCGGGAAAATGGCTTAA
- the fliW gene encoding flagellar assembly protein FliW: MVISIRSRILGVVETDESRRVVFPLGLFGFENYHEFYLLDMDKDGMFHILQSADDADLAFIIIAPGLIFSWYNLDIHANDLAELGITDLNDMFVFLIVTVPERMQEMTVNLQGPIVINKTTRTAKQCISLNEKHSTKHPMAETAPVT, translated from the coding sequence ATGGTCATATCGATACGTTCCCGGATACTCGGCGTCGTGGAGACAGACGAATCGCGCCGTGTCGTGTTCCCGCTCGGCCTTTTCGGGTTCGAGAACTACCACGAATTCTATCTCCTTGACATGGATAAGGACGGCATGTTCCATATCCTGCAGTCGGCCGACGATGCGGACCTCGCTTTCATCATCATCGCCCCCGGGCTCATTTTTTCCTGGTACAACCTCGACATACATGCGAACGACCTTGCCGAGCTCGGCATAACCGATCTCAACGATATGTTCGTGTTCCTCATCGTCACGGTCCCCGAGCGCATGCAGGAGATGACCGTGAACCTCCAGGGGCCTATCGTCATCAACAAGACAACGCGAACGGCGAAGCAGTGCATATCGCTCAACGAAAAACATTCTACAAAGCATCCGATGGCCGAAACGGCTCCGGTTACGTGA
- the csrA gene encoding carbon storage regulator CsrA encodes MLVLSRKLNQSIVIGDSIEVMVVDIKGDQIKVGILAPKSVKVFRKEVYDDIVRANRDAAVKNIGDISALNTLLKTGEKKNPSDGTGKKID; translated from the coding sequence ATGCTGGTACTCTCACGAAAACTGAATCAAAGCATCGTCATCGGTGATTCCATCGAAGTGATGGTCGTCGACATCAAGGGCGATCAGATAAAGGTCGGCATCCTCGCCCCGAAGTCGGTGAAGGTGTTCCGCAAGGAAGTGTATGACGATATCGTGCGTGCGAACCGCGATGCAGCGGTCAAGAACATCGGTGATATATCGGCGCTCAATACGCTGCTGAAGACGGGAGAAAAGAAAAATCCGTCGGACGGCACTGGGAAAAAAATAGATTGA
- the gltX gene encoding glutamate--tRNA ligase — protein sequence MTPAQYETKYPPRKAGIITRFAPSPTGYLHIGGLLAALVEERIAHQDGGIFYLRIEDTDKKREVENGVSAIIEAFSGFPIVFDEGPVDETNEKGAYGPYVQSRRKAIYQAYCKELLRQGKAYTCFLSEAELEGMKKDQEKSGVKTGCYGRWARHRDITPDDAKARIERGEPYVFRLRSSGSDIRRIEFTDAIRGRIEMPENDFDIVLLKTDGLPTYHFAHAVDDHLMRTTHVIRGEEWLSSVPVHLELFASLGFNAPVYAHISPIMKEDGTSRRKLSKRHDPEAAVHFYHEAGYPVSSVIEYLMNFIDTGYEEWRAKNPLLPVNDFRIDLSRMSVSGGLFDMQKLASVSQDVISRTTAEDVYESALTWAKRYDSPLADILTQRRELMLSIFASGRGGPKARKDIAKWSDIPSLYDHFITDDLNMPSPMHEVLVSAECRRLLSFIHERVANTATIDSAFVQGILKDAQKEIGVKGKALYHPIRYALTARESGLDLDAIFMILGKERTLSRLKNALEG from the coding sequence ATGACACCGGCACAGTATGAAACCAAATACCCGCCGCGAAAAGCAGGCATCATCACCCGCTTCGCACCGAGCCCGACGGGGTATCTCCATATCGGGGGGCTGCTCGCGGCGCTTGTCGAGGAACGCATCGCCCATCAGGACGGGGGTATATTTTATCTCCGCATCGAGGACACCGATAAAAAGCGAGAGGTGGAGAACGGCGTCAGCGCGATCATCGAGGCGTTCAGCGGATTCCCTATCGTGTTCGATGAAGGCCCTGTCGATGAGACGAACGAAAAAGGCGCCTATGGTCCGTACGTGCAAAGCAGACGAAAAGCGATATACCAGGCATATTGCAAGGAATTGCTTCGTCAGGGGAAAGCGTACACCTGTTTCCTTTCAGAGGCCGAGCTTGAGGGCATGAAAAAAGATCAGGAAAAGAGCGGCGTAAAGACCGGCTGCTATGGACGCTGGGCACGCCACCGCGATATAACCCCTGATGATGCGAAAGCGCGCATCGAGCGCGGGGAGCCGTACGTGTTCCGTCTCAGATCATCGGGAAGCGACATACGCCGCATCGAATTCACCGATGCCATTCGCGGGCGCATCGAAATGCCTGAGAACGATTTCGACATCGTACTGCTGAAGACCGATGGTCTGCCGACGTATCACTTTGCGCATGCGGTTGACGATCACCTCATGCGGACAACGCATGTCATCCGCGGCGAAGAATGGCTTTCTTCCGTACCCGTGCATCTCGAGCTTTTCGCCTCGCTCGGGTTCAACGCACCCGTCTACGCGCACATTTCCCCCATCATGAAAGAGGACGGCACATCGCGCAGGAAGCTCTCCAAACGGCATGACCCTGAGGCGGCAGTGCATTTCTATCACGAAGCAGGATACCCCGTGTCATCCGTGATCGAATACCTCATGAATTTCATCGATACCGGATACGAGGAATGGCGTGCGAAAAACCCGCTTCTCCCCGTGAACGATTTTCGCATCGACCTTTCCCGCATGAGCGTGAGCGGAGGCCTCTTCGATATGCAGAAGCTCGCATCGGTAAGCCAGGATGTGATCTCGCGCACGACGGCCGAAGATGTATACGAAAGTGCGCTCACTTGGGCGAAGCGCTATGATTCACCGCTCGCCGACATCCTCACACAGCGCCGCGAGCTCATGCTGTCGATATTCGCGAGCGGACGCGGCGGCCCCAAGGCGCGCAAAGACATCGCGAAGTGGTCCGATATACCCTCGCTTTACGATCATTTCATAACGGACGATCTGAACATGCCCTCGCCGATGCACGAGGTGCTTGTCTCCGCGGAATGCAGACGGCTCCTGTCATTCATCCATGAACGCGTTGCGAACACCGCGACGATAGACAGCGCTTTCGTGCAGGGGATCTTAAAGGATGCGCAGAAGGAGATCGGCGTCAAAGGGAAAGCGCTGTACCATCCGATACGCTACGCGCTCACCGCGCGAGAGAGCGGTCTCGATCTCGATGCCATATTCATGATCCTCGGCAAAGAACGCACGCTTTCGCGTCTGAAAAATGCACTCGAGGGATGA
- a CDS encoding DUF1732 domain-containing protein → MKSMTSYAAREKAIIARAGAKEYPLTLRCEIKSFNNRHGEYSVALPALFSPHEGAIRSLIAEHRKRGKIYCTIAVSSGEQPVSVSVDEGILAGVRNSLARAGVADLSAALSMIPFNLLFSIIPETLDEGTVALVLALVRETLVDADRMRTVEGENTRRDILRIVGVMNDALGTIRGRAAENTERQLAVLKENLASLLAGRSYDEERMIFEAGLIASKVNINEEIKRLESHFAQISGMLAGDGPMAKELEFLAQELLRETNTIASKAQDIGIIRATLVIKNSIEEMKEQLRNVE, encoded by the coding sequence ATGAAAAGCATGACATCCTATGCGGCGAGGGAAAAGGCTATTATCGCCCGTGCCGGTGCGAAAGAGTATCCGCTCACGCTCCGCTGTGAGATAAAGTCCTTCAATAACCGCCATGGGGAATATTCCGTTGCGCTCCCGGCGCTTTTTTCTCCGCATGAGGGCGCCATACGATCGCTCATCGCCGAGCACAGGAAACGCGGGAAGATATACTGCACTATCGCCGTGTCATCCGGGGAGCAGCCGGTGTCGGTATCCGTGGACGAAGGGATACTCGCCGGTGTGCGCAATTCGCTCGCACGTGCCGGTGTTGCCGATCTGTCAGCGGCGCTCTCGATGATACCGTTCAATCTCCTTTTCAGCATCATACCCGAAACGCTTGACGAGGGAACGGTCGCCCTGGTGCTTGCGCTTGTCCGCGAAACGCTCGTCGATGCCGATCGTATGCGTACCGTTGAGGGAGAGAACACCAGACGCGATATACTCCGTATTGTCGGTGTCATGAACGATGCGCTCGGCACCATTCGGGGGCGCGCCGCGGAGAACACGGAACGTCAGCTCGCCGTGCTCAAGGAGAACCTCGCCTCGCTCCTTGCCGGGCGGTCCTACGACGAAGAGCGCATGATATTCGAGGCGGGGCTTATCGCGTCGAAGGTGAACATCAACGAGGAGATAAAACGGCTTGAAAGCCATTTCGCGCAGATATCGGGAATGCTCGCCGGGGACGGACCAATGGCGAAAGAGCTCGAATTCCTCGCCCAGGAACTCCTTCGCGAGACGAACACAATAGCGAGCAAGGCGCAGGACATCGGGATAATACGCGCCACACT